The Naumovozyma castellii chromosome 2, complete genome sequence AGAATAGCTAATTGTTCGAATAACTTCTAAGGCCAGAAGTCTTAGTAAAGACTCCGTGGTTGTAAAATTACTGTCAATAACCGAATtatctaataatattcttaaacATGGAAATGTTCTttcttctaaatttttggtACTGAGTAGCGATGACTCCAACAATGCTAAATTTAACGTGAGAGTATATGGTGAGTCAATAGGTAGTTCAAAAAGTATCACATCATCAATTATAGTGTCATCAATATTAAATTGCCCTGATATAGTAGGAGAGGTGGGGCTTGTAGCCGACgatcttcttctgttaGGTTGCAAGCCAGTGGGGTGAGAGAATGTTATAATGCTTTGTCTTCTTGCAgtattatcatcaaatcCTGCCAAACTATTCCTTCTAAATTCTGAGGGAGAAACGGAATAATGAGAACCACCAGTTAATGCAGAATCAATGGCAGCTGCACCCTCTAATATATTTCTGTAGGCCATCGTAGTACTGCTTaccgaagaagaagtagaACTTGACCTTTTAAGCTCATCCATCATTACAGAACGTTCATAGATGTTAGACAGACACGTCAAAGttaaacttttcaatggGGGTAGTTTACAGATAATGCAATTATCTTCATGTACTAATCCTAAACTCTGTAACGATTTGGTGGTAGTATTAATAATCTCAATTAACTTGGCTTCATTCACtttaattgataaagaaCTAGAAGTCCgaagatttggaattagGAAAGTCTGCAGTAAATAACATTGCcataaattttcaatatcgATTATCATATTAGGACAACTAAAACACgtattttgaaaaacagGATCAATAACAAAGTCAGAATTCTTAGCGTCTACCTTTGTAATGTATAATGTGTCAATTTCGTATGGACAAGCAAGCAGCCATTCCAATTGGTCAGATCTTAGTAAATTTAATTGCAATGTTTTGATAGTTGCACCAGAGTCAATCAGATCTGACCATGGTGTAATGGAATTTCTACTGTTAAAATATTCGAGATGGGGAAAATCACAACTCTGAAATTTAACTAAGGAGTTAGAAGCTGTGttccatttcaaatttaaacGTCGAATATGTGGAAAAAATAAGTTGCAAAATTTGGGGTCAATGGCCCTTAAAGAAGGAGATAAAGTGATTTCTTCTAAGACTTCTGACCCATCTATTGGCGGATATGTGACACCAGAGTTAAACCCATTCAATCCAATGTACTTGCAATGAGGTAATTTATACGTTAGTTGCTCTGATGGGATAGGGAAATTGGTAGAACCTATAATTTTTAACTTGGGACATTTGGCCAAATAATCGAAAAGATTAATATTCGGATCGGTACAACTGATTTGCCTTATTACGCTCAATCCTGGAGCAATTAAAGTATGTTCTGGATTCTTTATATCCAATGAATAGATTGACTTTAAGTTGTAAATATATGttgtttgaaataatgTATCGACATCACACATCCCTTGTTCAATGGGCAATGAATTCCCTAGGATATGCAATTCACGAAGATTAATACAAGTTCGGTATAATGCTAATTCTCTGAAATATAATTTGCTCAGGAAATCCACAGAAGTGTTATAAATAACGTTAATATTGGCACCCTCTGGAGTGTCATGACCAATATAACCTAATATTGCTGCTATTGCATCACTATACGATCTATCtgattgaataataatcaaataatttccGAATTTCTTCAGAAAGGCTCGAAATAAATCCTCATCAAAGGTAAGTAGCTCATCTGTATTAAGTATAAAATTGTTTGAGTTTGTTATTAATGTGTTATAATCCAAAGGGAATGTCTTCACACCTGGGCCGTCATGACCGTCTTGTACCAGAACTATACCAACTTGTGCCTTAATAAAATCTCTGAAATAGCCAGATATCTGAGCCCACGAAATAAAGGTTTGGCAGCTATCCAAACCAAGTTCTACAATCTTTTCGAGAACCTCTGTAGGGAGTTCCATATTCGTAGTTTGTTTCAAGTTCAGTTGAGGAAAGGATCAATATTATAACGTGTGGTGTTACGGTAACAATAGATAATAATGGTAGTGTTAGTAGTCTTGCACATATTAAGTACACCTTCAAGAACATGTGTTGGTCTTTACTACTAAGAAGAAGTGGGGAATTACTTCATTAGTCATAAACGAAGATCAACAACTCGTAGTCAACTCCGACAGCTCGTCGTTATTTTCCCGCACACCcttgtttctttcttctaATTCGTCATACAGGAGTCTTCAATCAAAGAAACTGTTAGAGAAGTAGTATTCATGGTCTTAATAACTGCGATCCTTGCGATGTATGGTAGTATACACATTAAATACTCAATCTGAGAAAATATCCTTCTTACATAGTCTATAATATACGCAATCCCTGCAACGAAATAGAACAATATCCGGCTATATTCTAGGTCATCATCTATATCAATGACCACCTCTCAAAGTCAACACCAAATGAAGTTGCATACCATCTATCAAATTAGCAGAACTGACTGTTTGTTCGTCATCACTTCAAAAAGCGGATCAGTTGATCAAATTTATACGAGTTAGTAACTATACCTTGCACTGTCAGCTCTATAATCTCATGGGATAATTTAATCATTTACACATACATTTGTTTTCCTTGGAAAATTAGTCTTTGTTGAGATGGAGGGATGCCTTCCTTCTCTTCAAGCATCTCCTTAATACGGTACACTGGGTCTGTACCTTGAATATCCACTGGAATTTCCTTACCAGTTAGCGTCTTGACTTTAATAATCATATTATTAACCTACTTATCACCTCGTTTCCCTGTATTTCGTTGGTAATATTCTCTTTTTCTGTAGAAGGCTAACATTACCTCGAAATCAAGAGTTGAATAATAGCGAACATTTTTTCACTCGACAGGAAGCACGATCAATTGCTTCAAGAAACAGTTCAACATTTACactaaaatataataatgcTAGCGACACCATATATCAAATGTGACTACGATAAAGTTTACGAACCAGCCGAGGATagctttcttcttttaGACTCTCTTGAGAAGGAACAGCAATTCCTAAATGAAAGATTCCATTCTCATCTATCTGTAGTATGTGAGCTGGGCCCCGGTTCAGGAATAATTACGACCTTCATGTTACAGCATGGGATACCATCCAAGAATAAATCTATATATTTCGCGCTAGACATAAATCCTTGGGCTTTAGAGGCTACTCATGCCACTGCAAAATTAAACGCTTGCCAAGATAAATTCCTGGATACTGTTCAAAGTGATTTAACCTCCTCTTTAAGGAATAAAGAAATCGACGTATTGGTATTCAATCCACCATATGTACCAGCTGACAATGTTCCAATGGTTCCAAGCTTCAAAGACGATATCGATGAATGGGTGGATCTGGCACTTTTGGGAGGAGCAGATGGAATGGTTGTCACGAACAAAGTACTTAAAAACTTGGACATCATCCTCTCCCCCAATGGTGTTGCATACATCTTATTCTGCGCCAGAAATAAACCAGAAGAAGTTGTGAAGGGAATGAAGGAAAAGCATGGCTGGAAGGCCGAATTAGTCGAGCATAGAAAGGCAGGTTGGGAAGTTTTAAGTGTTTATAAATTTTATAGATAAAGTCATTGGATAAAAGGTTCTATGAATAACTAAAAATAGTTTGTAATACATACTTCAAGTGAAAATATCAAGCATCAGATCGTTTTCACAAGCTTGATAATCAGTAGCTTTCAAACTGTAAGTGGTCTCGTAATGTGAGTAGCttaaattttggaagaagttcttcaattgagtgtatttttcaatacTATGTATACCAGTTAATAGCGGTAACACAGTATCAGCTTGGTTAGCAAGGTTTAATGTATTGAGCTTATTACTTTCAAACTCTTTGGtctcaaatatttcatccGCCAATGCTATATATGGATTTGTTTTATAGATACAATTAATCGTATCAATAACAAACAACCATTCATTCGTAGCACTAAATCCTTCAAGATTTAGTGACAATAACAAGTCTAAAGTTTTACAAATCTGTAATACAATATCAGAATCGATTTCGGCCTGTATCTGTAATGATTCATAAAATTCTTGTAAATTAGTTTGGAGACAATAAGTAATCATAGACCAAAAATCATTGAAGTGGGACTCAGAAAATCTTAAAAACATTGCTCGAAGTAAAATCCAGCATTTCGATTGAATTTTAGATTCCTTGGATATTAGATATTGGGAGACACAGGATATTAACGCTTGGAAATGTAATAAGTAGGTGTCCTTAGGCGCAATTAACAATATATAAGAAATTCTTAAGAAATTATGACATTTATTATCAATCTCTGCATCATTCCATGAATTAAACGCAATAATTGTTGGCGTTAAACCAACCTTTTTGGACTCAGTAACAAGTAATAAATCACTCATTAACCTTGCCTTAATGTCAGCATACAAAGTCCATTCAAGTATAATTTCTCTCCAGATAGGATTCGTCCCAATTACATGTAACTTTTTATCATCTTGAAAAAAGTCGTTTAGTAAATTCCTCCATAATTTAACTTTACTTCCATATTTGGTAATCGTCAATATAAGATCTGTAATATCACTAGAAAAGGTGGTATCACCTTTATTTTTCAGAGCTGGAGAAATATACTTAGTTACAATAGTAGTTATAGTTATCCCAAATTTGTCACCACTAACATTTTCATTGACTATACttgaaattcttggaattaaAAAGTTAACGTCAGCATAGGTTTGAGGTTCAACAGTGGATCCTGAAGTTGAATCAGAAAGTGCATTAGAAATGTACTTCATAAAAGTATCAGCTATGTCTCTTCTTATACGTTTCTGTTCACCGAATTGAGACCTTGCTATTTTCTCGGCTATAATACTCACAAATTTCAACACTAAAAGTGATATTTCATTGTAAAACGAATAATTAGTAGAaacttctttgaagaatatgatgaagTCGCCGtaaaattcttcaatagaGGAATTTTCTAAAGATACAACGTATCGAAGAAGGAAGTGCATTATTTTAACCCCAgataattttttatataaTGAAGTTTCAACCCCATTAATTTTAGATGTACCTATTTTTGCAACTGGAGAAACAGAAAACTTCGCTGAAAAACTCCGATTGTACCTGGAAATTACACTGGAGAAGATATATGGAATACTCACAGCTGGTTTATTCCCATCTAGGACATGGATTAGGGTGACTGTACTTTCATCATCACGTAAACTTATCATAGTCTCTAGAACCTCAGAAGGttctaaaaaaaatagtTTCTCCAACAATTCCttagatttgaatttaaatttataaGCATTGTAGTTAGAAACTTCCTGAGCATTTCCCTCAGTAGAAGTTTCGGCATGTTCATGCGACCAACACCATATATCAAGACAACACTTAATTACTTGTTTGAAGCATTGGAGAATAACATCTCTTTCACCTTGAAGTTTCGAATCCATCGTAGATGACTCTGAATaaaaaacatttgaaacaaCTGATTGGAAAAAATCACCTTTCGAACCTGCACCAGTGAGTGTTCCATCTCGTTCAGCTGCAGTCAAATATCCATGAgatatttgaagaagatccTGTATGCCGCGCatgaataaagaaatagatTCGAAATGGCTACCAGTCTGCTTAAATAAGGTAAAAAGACGCTGGATACTTTGGACTAATGACGACGTCAAAGGCAATATCATAGTGAATATGGACTGCTCAAAATAAAAGGTACTTTCAGACAGTAGATTCACATACGAGGCGACAACTAGAGGTGCCTCCATTGTAGTTACGCTTGTAACTAAATAATCAATATACTTCAAATGAGTGGCGTTGTcatcaaatatattcaacTTGATGGTATTCGCATGTGATAGTCGGAGCACCTTAGACACAATATCCAACAATGAAACAGCAATCAATTCAGACTCTAACTCTCCACCATTAATATAATTAGAGGACATATGCAATAGAAAAATAACGATATCCTTAAAATTGCTTTCAGATCCATCTAATAGACAATCAAGCAAGATTAATGAGCTTCGAATACTCCTGACATGgttattttgttttatatccaaaaatttcaaggTTGCCACTATCATTAATGTTTTATAGGTAGAAGTATCTTCATTTGGCCACCTATCGATCGAAACTGATTTAGTCAATTCTAAGccaaaattcttcaaaatttcatcacTGTTTGTTTTTAAAACATTTGTTAGGCTTTGCACATAGTATGTGAATGCATCCAAGTCATCTAATTCTATAAGATTAcctctttcaaaaaattggaagTTTAATATGTTTTCTACCATGATCTTGTAGAAACGATTCGAGGATCCAGAAGATAGAATTAGTGATATCCATTTCGAGACACTAAGGTAGTAAGGATTTTGATTATCAAAAAGTTCATCCATGATCAATTGTAGTGGATGGTTCAAAATGGATGTATCTGAACCAAGTCTAGTCCACAGCAGATCCAAAACAGCCAAACGTTTCGTAAcatctttttctttaacAAAGCAATTGGATAATGCACTTTCAATGTACTGTGATGATATACACCTTTCTAAAGATTTCAGGCAATTGATTGCGACAGATTGTGTTTTAGCCTTTTTCATATAGCACCACAGACGTTCCATAACAAGTTTAAGCAATTTCATAGAATCAATAAAAGGCATGCGGCTAATGAGGTAATTACTGTAGATATTTACTATACCAATTATTGGATTAGATTCTCCTGATGATGGGTAATTCCTTACGgcttgaaaaattggttGAATGAGTTTATTTTCTAACGAGACTTGAGGGTGTGATTCAACGGTATCTGATTGAGAAGGAATTTTCTCAAAAGCCAAGATGAAAACAGTTGCCATTGCATTAACGTTCTCATAGGTGACAAGATCATCGATAAGTAAATCTTCCATTCGGCGAAAAATCAGAAATGTTAAATCTTCTGAACTGAAGGGGAATAGCGACATATCTGGATTTTCAGGGATGGGCACTTTCAGAGGGTCAGCTACACATTTATAGTAgttcaatattttatcCAATATCTTATCAGTTTCAGCGTATTCATCATCGTTCAAGCTTGAGTGGTTTAATGGTAAGAATGCACGTTCAGGAATGTGatctaacaattttttACACAAATCGTACCTCAAAAATGACGAATCCTTACTGTTTGTTTCAGAGGTTGGGAAGGATAAAACTGCCAACAACATCAGCGGTAGATGGCGGACaattatttcttcatcattgcTTACATTAAAGGTAGATATAACAAACTGCAAGAAATCTAAATCGTGTGAAACCATCAACCATTCAAACATTTTGCCCCATATAATATTTGTTTCCACGGCATCGAAGAAACTACTGGCAGCCTTGATCACATTTTGGTTTTCAGAAAACTTTTTTGCCGCAATGAGAAGCTTAATAAACATTTCTGGTATAATTAATGAACCTATTTCCC is a genomic window containing:
- the MTQ2 gene encoding S-adenosylmethionine-dependent methyltransferase (ancestral locus Anc_8.312), which translates into the protein MLATPYIKCDYDKVYEPAEDSFLLLDSLEKEQQFLNERFHSHLSVVCELGPGSGIITTFMLQHGIPSKNKSIYFALDINPWALEATHATAKLNACQDKFLDTVQSDLTSSLRNKEIDVLVFNPPYVPADNVPMVPSFKDDIDEWVDLALLGGADGMVVTNKVLKNLDIILSPNGVAYILFCARNKPEEVVKGMKEKHGWKAELVEHRKAGWEVLSVYKFYR
- the DOP1 gene encoding Dop1p (ancestral locus Anc_8.313); the encoded protein is MSLPLKPFTIDSHSKHLDSKQKKFQTSIQRALERFDSVTEWADYIASLGTLLKALQSWTPKFQNVKYYVPEPYQVSRRLTSSLSPSLPAGVHQKTLEVYTFIFENIGRETLSAESNIWVPGILPLMSYASMTVKSHLIELYEKYLVVLPSDTLKLLIRPLLASLFPGIDDESNEFLPLTMRLIETLKNNLKDDSLFWQTTFLVITTSKDRRLGGLVWLTKKFPSLNEVPHLVAERNKSEIADTSDKKNKKETVLSTLLPEAKSLVSPEPGMLIRCMVRCLDDENDLLIKRGLLDLLVQRLRIDSPVLVTLANFNDTKLLVLSCCKTALNKDMSLNRRIWNWLLGPATGTSANNLTKEESQKISSDDLGQNNEYFSKYGFKPLIEGLNDMLEREETLVVAFKICLAVMDRWEIGSLIIPEMFIKLLIAAKKFSENQNVIKAASSFFDAVETNIIWGKMFEWLMVSHDLDFLQFVISTFNVSNDEEIIVRHLPLMLLAVLSFPTSETNSKDSSFLRYDLCKKLLDHIPERAFLPLNHSSLNDDEYAETDKILDKILNYYKCVADPLKVPIPENPDMSLFPFSSEDLTFLIFRRMEDLLIDDLVTYENVNAMATVFILAFEKIPSQSDTVESHPQVSLENKLIQPIFQAVRNYPSSGESNPIIGIVNIYSNYLISRMPFIDSMKLLKLVMERLWCYMKKAKTQSVAINCLKSLERCISSQYIESALSNCFVKEKDVTKRLAVLDLLWTRLGSDTSILNHPLQLIMDELFDNQNPYYLSVSKWISLILSSGSSNRFYKIMVENILNFQFFERGNLIELDDLDAFTYYVQSLTNVLKTNSDEILKNFGLELTKSVSIDRWPNEDTSTYKTLMIVATLKFLDIKQNNHVRSIRSSLILLDCLLDGSESNFKDIVIFLLHMSSNYINGGELESELIAVSLLDIVSKVLRLSHANTIKLNIFDDNATHLKYIDYLVTSVTTMEAPLVVASYVNLLSESTFYFEQSIFTMILPLTSSLVQSIQRLFTLFKQTGSHFESISLFMRGIQDLLQISHGYLTAAERDGTLTGAGSKGDFFQSVVSNVFYSESSTMDSKLQGERDVILQCFKQVIKCCLDIWCWSHEHAETSTEGNAQEVSNYNAYKFKFKSKELLEKLFFLEPSEVLETMISLRDDESTVTLIHVLDGNKPAVSIPYIFSSVISRYNRSFSAKFSVSPVAKIGTSKINGVETSLYKKLSGVKIMHFLLRYVVSLENSSIEEFYGDFIIFFKEVSTNYSFYNEISLLVLKFVSIIAEKIARSQFGEQKRIRRDIADTFMKYISNALSDSTSGSTVEPQTYADVNFLIPRISSIVNENVSGDKFGITITTIVTKYISPALKNKGDTTFSSDITDLILTITKYGSKVKLWRNLLNDFFQDDKKLHVIGTNPIWREIILEWTLYADIKARLMSDLLLVTESKKVGLTPTIIAFNSWNDAEIDNKCHNFLRISYILLIAPKDTYLLHFQALISCVSQYLISKESKIQSKCWILLRAMFLRFSESHFNDFWSMITYCLQTNLQEFYESLQIQAEIDSDIVLQICKTLDLLLSLNLEGFSATNEWLFVIDTINCIYKTNPYIALADEIFETKEFESNKLNTLNLANQADTVLPLLTGIHSIEKYTQLKNFFQNLSYSHYETTYSLKATDYQACENDLMLDIFT
- the NCAS0B03510 gene encoding uncharacterized protein (ancestral locus Anc_8.311) yields the protein MELPTEVLEKIVELGLDSCQTFISWAQISGYFRDFIKAQVGIVLVQDGHDGPGVKTFPLDYNTLITNSNNFILNTDELLTFDEDLFRAFLKKFGNYLIIIQSDRSYSDAIAAILGYIGHDTPEGANINVIYNTSVDFLSKLYFRELALYRTCINLRELHILGNSLPIEQGMCDVDTLFQTTYIYNLKSIYSLDIKNPEHTLIAPGLSVIRQISCTDPNINLFDYLAKCPKLKIIGSTNFPIPSEQLTYKLPHCKYIGLNGFNSGVTYPPIDGSEVLEEITLSPSLRAIDPKFCNLFFPHIRRLNLKWNTASNSLVKFQSCDFPHLEYFNSRNSITPWSDLIDSGATIKTLQLNLLRSDQLEWLLACPYEIDTLYITKVDAKNSDFVIDPVFQNTCFSCPNMIIDIENLWQCYLLQTFLIPNLRTSSSLSIKVNEAKLIEIINTTTKSLQSLGLVHEDNCIICKLPPLKSLTLTCLSNIYERSVMMDELKRSSSTSSSVSSTTMAYRNILEGAAAIDSALTGGSHYSVSPSEFRRNSLAGFDDNTARRQSIITFSHPTGLQPNRRRSSATSPTSPTISGQFNIDDTIIDDVILFELPIDSPYTLTLNLALLESSLLSTKNLEERTFPCLRILLDNSVIDSNFTTTESLLRLLALEVIRTISYSYDLKLPGIKIDTFQVILDLSSSQDVDSLCFDESNFASNLSHFFKSFGHLQNWNTVLVHADGEIDQVRTNKTIFLKF